In Borrelia parkeri, one DNA window encodes the following:
- a CDS encoding BTA121 domain-containing protein surface lipoprotein — protein sequence MIKIRHISLLLIVILLLLLVISCKFQGNTDLTETLQASLRPIREAGSDNVDIKINSLLNAFGIFAEEKGAIAYIRSIVTDPSIGSVEGYRTYDDEDFYDLLRQLGSFKLKEIIEVHLKIFNTAPDAALAAINNVMESEEKRDLQNKLSSYKDAYPLHLKGLFSRYVLNDVYLYVMGDDYAVKYAELEDEAINIVVGVDVYAGLSDLELRVINYIRSVVTDFKVGPLGHKTYSNSEFYDLLNKMRAAKVKRMIRIYLGDKRAQKDAEAEIRTIIANIQGDRAKKHLESTIDNLNNSYSVHLKMLFDRSTPDEVYDIVTIDNYASRFIKVYDEAKRILEFENLCNNEILDAELKAVKDMRNIVIKSGIGRAEGYSMYDDYTFDFLCGSLGSEILKKIIKLHLEIMDRQEEALEVIKNLQEGYEKQNLQDKFIGYKNAYALHLKMLFDRSPSNAIYDEIVKGNYVDKLINLKEAAFTEIKKSVGQIVF from the coding sequence ATGATAAAAATTAGACATATCAGTTTGTTACTAATAGTAATATTACTATTATTGCTAGTAATAAGTTGTAAGTTCCAAGGAAATACTGATCTTACAGAGACCTTGCAAGCAAGCTTAAGACCTATAAGAGAAGCAGGAAGCGATAATGTGGATATTAAAATTAATAGTCTTTTAAACGCATTTGGGATATTTGCTGAAGAAAAGGGCGCAATTGCATATATACGAAGTATAGTAACTGATCCTAGTATTGGTAGTGTTGAAGGTTACAGAACATATGATGATGAAGATTTTTATGATTTGTTAAGACAGCTGGGTTCTTTTAAACTAAAAGAAATAATAGAAGTTCATTTAAAAATTTTCAATACCGCTCCAGACGCAGCTTTAGCAGCCATAAATAATGTTATGGAAAGTGAGGAAAAGCGAGACTTACAAAATAAACTGAGTAGTTACAAAGATGCTTATCCATTGCATTTAAAAGGGTTATTTAGTAGGTATGTTTTAAATGATGTGTATTTGTACGTTATGGGTGATGATTATGCTGTTAAGTATGCTGAGCTTGAAGATGAGGCTATAAACATTGTAGTGGGCGTGGACGTATATGCAGGGCTTTCTGATTTGGAACTAAGAGTAATTAATTATATAAGAAGTGTAGTAACTGATTTCAAGGTAGGGCCTCTGGGTCATAAAACGTATAGTAATTCTGAATTTTATGACTTATTAAATAAGATGCGTGCTGCTAAGGTTAAGAGAATGATAAGAATTTATTTAGGGGACAAAAGAGCACAAAAGGATGCCGAAGCAGAAATTAGAACAATTATTGCAAATATTCAGGGAGATAGAGCCAAAAAACACTTGGAGAGTACTATTGATAATTTGAATAATTCTTATTCAGTGCATTTAAAAATGTTATTTGATAGATCTACCCCTGATGAGGTGTATGATATAGTGACGATTGATAATTATGCTTCTAGGTTTATTAAGGTTTATGATGAGGCTAAACGCATTTTAGAGTTTGAAAATCTATGTAACAACGAGATATTAGATGCGGAGCTAAAAGCAGTTAAAGATATGCGAAATATAGTGATTAAGTCCGGTATTGGTAGAGCCGAAGGTTATTCAATGTATGATGATTATACGTTTGATTTTTTGTGTGGTAGTTTAGGTTCTGAGATACTTAAAAAAATTATAAAACTTCATTTAGAGATTATGGATAGACAAGAAGAGGCTCTTGAGGTTATAAAAAATCTTCAAGAAGGCTACGAAAAACAAAATTTGCAAGATAAGTTTATCGGGTACAAAAATGCCTATGCTTTGCATTTAAAAATGTTGTTCGATAGATCTCCTTCTAATGCTATTTATGATGAAATTGTAAAGGGTAATTATGTTGATAAGCTTATTAATCTGAAGGAAGCAGCATTTACTGAGATAAAAAAATCAGTAGGGCAGATAGTATTTTAG
- a CDS encoding BTA121 domain-containing protein surface lipoprotein — protein sequence MVKVKYSILSLVLIVVLRLIFLLLLVVGCMTYISCNLKPQEDITFIDNSSRKESPGKKSSKGEEFRLKLFKKNSLGRKLLVKDLFEKFPFKEKLIVKNPSKDHLHYHVDNHVDNHVCKLKKNEMVRIFVTNAEKKNLDTELNDILDMFGIFDEGREAINDIRYVVTEPDIDFLYSKTYSDGEFYDLLYNLGFLKLRDIIKVYLKVCKAYCKLEAAIKDVKRENLRKELMDELVSYKNNYPYHLKELFRGTPDYVYSKIMGDNYAHNLIKMENKVRDVIKGEILYSGLHVENRRVD from the coding sequence ATGGTTAAGGTAAAGTATTCCATTTTGTCTCTAGTATTAATAGTAGTATTAAGATTAATATTTCTATTATTGCTAGTGGTAGGTTGTATGACTTATATAAGTTGTAATTTAAAACCCCAAGAAGATATCACTTTTATAGATAATTCTTCAAGAAAAGAATCGCCTGGAAAAAAATCGTCTAAAGGAGAAGAGTTTAGACTGAAATTGTTTAAAAAGAACTCTTTGGGAAGAAAATTGCTTGTAAAGGACTTGTTTGAAAAGTTTCCGTTTAAAGAGAAATTGATTGTAAAAAATCCTTCCAAAGATCATCTACATTATCATGTAGATAATCATGTAGATAATCATGTATGTAAATTAAAAAAGAATGAGATGGTGAGGATTTTTGTAACAAATGCAGAAAAGAAAAATCTAGATACTGAACTTAATGATATATTAGACATGTTTGGGATATTTGATGAAGGAAGGGAAGCAATTAATGATATACGATATGTAGTAACTGAACCCGATATAGATTTTTTGTATAGTAAGACGTATTCTGATGGAGAATTTTATGATTTACTCTATAACTTAGGTTTTCTTAAGTTAAGGGATATTATAAAAGTTTATTTAAAGGTTTGCAAAGCATATTGCAAGCTGGAAGCAGCTATAAAGGATGTTAAGAGAGAAAACTTAAGAAAAGAATTGATGGATGAGCTTGTTTCTTACAAGAATAATTATCCGTATCATTTAAAAGAGTTATTCAGAGGTACCCCTGATTATGTATATAGTAAGATTATGGGTGATAATTATGCGCATAATCTTATTAAGATGGAAAATAAAGTTAGAGATGTTATAAAGGGTGAGATATTATACTCAGGACTACATGTTGAGAATAGACGAGTTGATTGA